The Montipora capricornis isolate CH-2021 chromosome 1, ASM3666992v2, whole genome shotgun sequence genome contains a region encoding:
- the LOC138052272 gene encoding neuropeptide FF receptor 2-like codes for MVTSLDTAILAIKTVICFASITGNVLVGFVVFRNREMRTPFNFLLVNLAAADIFYPCFLLLQFIVMVRIRSADEMPGNAICVFLSKTAWTGAFAGVFTMIIIARERYYTVVHPHGDKGKITARTLKVLIPCTWIFAAVLCMRGLVLQAIGNELAVRSCDHFWTNETLHLVYDVIWATFLGISFILMVGFYFIVVYTLWFKLNRGNELTHQQGVLKVRKRVTLMVLIVSFMFEITWITDTALHIIVIDLNSPEISIAHALIMFNSAVNPFVYALLSQRFRQKMKGMIFCRSHSSNGSISPTKSHSTRVVQQLALSYQHKSPSESGDEVYNKT; via the exons ATGGTGACCTCACTGGATACTGCCATATTAGCGATCAAGACAGTCATTTGTTTTGCAAGTATCACTGGAAATGTACTCGTTGGTTTTGTCGTTTTTAGAAATCGGGAGATGAG GACCCCCTTCAATTTTCTACTCGTGAACCTCGCAGCCGCAGACATTTTCTATCCGTGTTTCCTTTTGTTACAATTTATTGTAATGGTAAGAATTAGATCAGCGGATGAAATGCCCGGTAATGCGATTTGCGTGTTCCTGAGTAAGACAGCGTGGACTGGAGCTTTTGCTGGTGTTTTCACCATGATTATCATCGCCAGGGAACGCTATTATACCGTAGTCCATCCACATGGAGACAAAGGCAAAATTACTgctcgtactttaaaa GTACTTATTCCCTGTACTTGGATTTTCGCAGCTGTTTTGTGCATGCGTGGGTTGGTGCTCCAAGCTATTGGGAACGAGTTAGCCGTGAGGTCCTGTGATCATTTTTGGACAAATGAAACGTTGCACCTAGTTTATGACGTAATTTGGGCGACTTTCCTTGGCATTTCGTTCATACTGATGGTTGGGTTTTACTTCATTGTTGTATATACTTTGTGGTTTAAGCTGAATCGAGGTAACGAACTTACACATCAACAG gGTGTGCTGAAAGTAAGGAAGCGGGTGACGTTGATGGTTCTAATCGTCAGCTTCATGTTTGAAATCACTTGGATCACAGACACAGCATTGCACATCATTGTGATAGACTTGAACAGTCCTGAGATTTCTATTGCTCACGCTTTGATCATGTTTAATTCAGCTGTCAATCCGTTTGTGTATGCTCTTCTAAGCCAGCGATTCCGACAAAAGATGAAAGGAATGATATTCTGCCGTTCACATTCATCCAATGGGAGTATCAGTCCTACTAAGTCACATTCAACAAGAGTTGTTCAACAGTTGGCGCTGTCCTATCAACATAAAAGCCCTTCTGAGTCTGGAGATGAAGTATATAACAAGACGTAA